One Ahaetulla prasina isolate Xishuangbanna chromosome 1, ASM2864084v1, whole genome shotgun sequence DNA window includes the following coding sequences:
- the SLC18B1 gene encoding MFS-type transporter SLC18B1, whose translation MFVSGCVTVLFGLVQIGAKFMFVAGMFVSGCVTVLFGFLDRTPDGPIFIGLCFLVRAMDAIGFSAAVTASFSILINAFPQNVATVMGILEVFTGLGLVLGPPIGGFLYQSFGYEIPFIALGIVMLLMVPLNMFILPNYNSAPKNDSFLKLIVLPKVAILCLNIFGLSSSIAFLDPTMSLFVLDKFKLSVGYVGLVFLALALPYSLSSPFLGFLSDKKPWLRKWLLIVGAFLTTLCYFFLGPAPIFRIESQLWLFILMLALNGFALAMIGIPIYPEAINCAYENGFEEGLSLLGLVSGLFGALWALGSFVGPTLGGFLNEKLGFEWSAAIQGGFTLLSGLAAAVYYTYEAIQKKRSHPGIHRGSEQERSLLLNGT comes from the exons ATGTTTGTCTCTGGATGTGTCACGGTTCTCTTTGGG CTTGTACAAATTGGAGCAAAATTTATGTTTGTTGCTGGCATGTTTGTCTCTGGATGTGTCACGGTTCTCTTTGG ATTTTTGGACAGAACACCTGATGGGCCAATATTCATAGGGCTGTGTTTTTTGGTCCGAGCAATGGATGCCATTGGTTTTTCTGCTGCAGTGACAGCCTCATTCTCTATTCTCATAAATGCTTTCCCACAAAATGTAGCTACAGTTATG ggTATTCTTGAAGTTTTTACCGGATTGGGATTAGTGTTGGGTCCTCCAATTGGTGGCTTTTTGTACCAGAGTTTTGGCTATGAAATCCCTTTCATTGCACTTGGAATTGTAATGCTGCTCATGGTGCCTCTGAATATGTTCATCTTACCAAATTATA ATTCAGCTCCTAAGAATGATTCGTTCTTGAAGCTTATTGTTCTACCAAAAGTTGCAATCCTTTGTCTAAATATATTTGGACTCAGTTCAAGTATAGCCTTTCTGGATCCTACAATGTCATTATTTGTCTTGGATAAA ttTAAATTGTCAGTAGGATACGTAGGATTGGTCTTTCTGGCCCTAGCGCTCCCTTATTCCTTATCTTCACCATTTCTTGGTTTTTTAAGTGATAAAAAGCCG TGGTTAAGGAAGTGGCTGCTAATCGTTGGAGCTTTTCTGACCACATTATGCTATTTTTTCTTAGGGCCAGCTCCCATCTTCCGTATTGAAAG TCAGCTTTGGCTTTTCATTCTGATGTTGGCCCTGAATGGTTTTGCTCTTGCAATGATTGGTATCCCAATATACCCTGAAGCAATCAATTGTGCATA TGAGAATGGATTTGAGGAAGGATTAAGCTTATTAGGATTGGTGTCTGGACTCTTCGGTGCATTATGGGCACTTGG GTCTTTTGTAGGTCCAACTTTAGGTGGCTTCTTAAATGAGAAACTGGGTTTTGAATGGTCTGCAGCCATACAAGGAGGATTCACATTGTTAAGT GGACTAGCAGCTGCAGTTTATTATACCTATGAAGCCATACAAAAGAAGAG GTCCCACCCTGGAATTCATCGGGGTTCAGAGCAAGAGAGGTCTCTTTTATTGAATGGAACTTAA